In the Loxodonta africana isolate mLoxAfr1 chromosome 1, mLoxAfr1.hap2, whole genome shotgun sequence genome, one interval contains:
- the LOC100661494 gene encoding putative olfactory receptor 2B8, whose amino-acid sequence MRRFNNTFHRPTGFVLVGFSEWPRLEMTLFVFISIFYIMTLLGNSAIIILSRLDPRLHTPMYFFLAKLSFLDLCYTTSTVPQMLVNIQSHWRNISYMGCIAQLFIFLGLGSTECVLLSVMAFDRYVAICQPLHYTVIMHSRLCQQLAAVAWVTGFSNSLVQTVLTFLLPRCGQYRVENFFCEVPAMLQLSCVDTWVNEVEMYAAVVVIKVIPVGLILFSYINIVRAVVRIQTSEGRKKAFNTCGSHLLVVIMFYGSAISGYAYMAPKSSSAKLKGKLLALFYGLITPMLNPLIYTLRNKDVKGAVKKLLGRE is encoded by the coding sequence ATGAGAAGATTCAACAACACCTTCCATCGCCCCACTGGCTTTGTCCTGGTGGGTTTTTCGGAATGGCCCAGACTAGAAATGACCCTCTTTGTGTTTATCTCCATTTTCTACATAATGACCCTCCTTGGGAATTCAGCCATCATAATCTTGTCTCGCCTTGATCCCagactccacactcccatgtacttctttctggcTAAACTTTCCTTTTTGGATCTCTGCTATACCACTTCAACTGTCCCCCAAATGCTGGTAAATATCCAGAGCCACTGGAGAAACATCAGCTACATGGGCTGCATAGCtcaacttttcatctttcttggTCTAGGATCCACTGAATGTGTACTTCTCTCGGTAATGGCCTTTGATCGTTACGTAGCTATATGCCAACCTCTCCATTACACAGTTATCATGCATTCTCGGCTATGCCAACAACTGGCAGCAGTGGCTTGGGTAACAGGTTTCAGCAACTCTTTGGTGCAGACAGTGTTAACTTTCTTGTTACCTCGCTGTGGTCAATATCGGGTAGAGAATTTCTTCTGTGAGGTTCCTGCTATGCTTCAATTATCATGTGTTGATACGTGGGTCAATGAAGTGGAGATGTATGCAGCTGTGGTAGTGATAAAAGTTATCCCAGTTGGATTAATTCTATTTTCCTACATCAATATTGTCAGAGCTGTAGTGAGGATCCAGACCTCTGAGGGTCGAAAGAAGGCCTTCAACACATGTGGGTCTCATCTGTTGGTGGTGATTATGTTCTATGGCTCAGCCATTAGTGGTTATGCATATATGGCACCCAAGAGTAGCTCAGCCAAATTGAAAGGGAAGCTTCTTGCACTCTTCTATGGACTTATAACTCCAATGCTCAACCCTCTTATCTATACCCTGAGAAACAAGGATGTTAAGGGAGCAGTAAAAAAGCTACTAGGGAGAGAATGA